CGGTGTCCCGCGTCGTGCCCGGCCGCTCGTCGACGATCACCCGCGGCTCACCCGCCAGTCGGTTGAACAGCGACGACTTGCCGACGTTGGGTCGTCCGAGCAGCACGACGCTGACCTCGTCACGTGGTCGCTCGCGCGCGGGCACGTCAGCGCCGCCGAGCTGGGCGAGCACCGCGTCGAGCAGGTCACCGGAGCCCCGGCCGTGAAGCGCGCTGACAGGATGGGGCTCGCCCATGCCCAGGCCGTACAGCTCGGCGAGCTGTGACTGCAGCACCGCAGCGTTGCCCAGCTCGTCGGCCTTGTTGGCGACCAGCAGCACAGGAACCTTCGACGTGCGGAGCCAGCGGGCGACCATCGCATCGTCGTCGGTGATGCCGACAGTCAGGTCGACGACGAACAGGATCACATCGGCGTCGGCCGAGGCGACCTCGGCCTGGGTCGTCACGGCCGCCGACAGGTGGTCAGGTCCGTCGATGCCGATCCCGGCCCAGCCGCCGGTGTCGACGATGGTCAGCGGTCGTCCCGACCACACGGTGTCGTGCTCGGTCCGGTCGCGGGTGATGCCCGGCTGCTCCTGCGTGATCGCAGCGCGGCGGCCGATCAGCCGGTTGACGAGCGTCGATTTGCCGACGTTCGGGCGGCCGACGACAGCGACGACGGCCGGCGGAGCGTCGGAAGCCGTGGACGTGTCAGGACCGGTCATGTGGCCCCACCAGATCGACGATGCGAGCGACGACCGCATCGACCGTCAGGTCGGCGGTGTCGACCACCACGGCATCGGCGTCGAGGAACGTGTTGTGCCTGTCGGCATCGTCGCGGGCGAGCAGCTGGGTCGTCACGCGCTCGATCACTGCGGCGTCATCGTGGCCCTGCTGGGCGGCCCGACGCGCGGCGCGAACCGCGGGCGGCGCGGTGAGCCACACCTTGAGCCGGGCGTCGGGGACGATCACCGATGCCGCGTCACGCCCCTCGACCACGGCCCCCTCCCCCGCAGCGGCCGCGCGCTGCAGCAGGACCAGGCGGCGTCGGACATCCGGGTGCGCGGCGACCGCAGACACCTGCGCCGTGACGTCGTCCGAGCGGATCTCGGCTTCGACGTCCCGGCCGTCGAGCAGCGTCCGGTCCCGCCGTCGCGTGATGTGCACGCCGTCGAGCACGGCGAGCACCTCCGCCTCCGAGCGCGGGTCGGCGCCCGCCCACAGCACCGCCAGCGTCGCCGCCCGGTAGTAGGCGCCGGAGTCGACGTGGGGGACACCGAGCCGCCGGGCGAGCGCGGCGGCGACCGTCGACTTCCCCGACCCGGCCGGCCCGTCGATCGCGACCACCGTGCTCATGGGACGACCTCGCCGCCCCGATGCCGCAGGTCACAGCCCAGCGCGCGGGCGTCGTCCCAGAACGCCGGGTACGTCTTGGCCACGCAGCCCGGATCCAGGATCGTCACACCGGCGACGCGGCTCCCGATCGCCGCGAAGGCCATCGCCAGCCGGTGATCATCATGCGTCCGCAGCGTGGCGGGGCCGCGCGCTCCGCCGCCGTGGATGGTCAGGGTGTCGGGGGCCTGCTCGACCTCGACTCCGAGGCGGCCGAGCTCGGTCGTGAGCGCCTCGAGCCGGTCCGTCTCGTGCATGCGCGCGACGCCGACGTCACGCAGCACGGACGTTCCGGGCGCCAGGGCCGCGAGCGCCCCGAACGTCGACACCTGGTCCGGCATGGCCGCCAGCGACACGTCCACCGGCCGCAGCGCTCCGGTGGACGTCACGGTGACGCCGACCGACCGACGCGCGACCTCGCAGCCGAACGCGGCGAGGACCTCGACGGCACCGGCGTCGGGCTGGCGTGTCGGCACCGCGTTGGTCACGGTGACACTGCCGCCGGACGCGGCGGCGAGGGCGTGGAGGTGCGCCGCGGCGCTGGCGTCGTACTCGACGTCGACGCTGCGCGCCAGGTAGCCGCTGCCGGCACGGACCCGCCAGCCGTCGGGCCGGTCGTCGACCTGCGCGCCCCACGACCGCATCAGGTCGACGGTCAGCGCGATGTAGTCGGCCGCCGTCCGTCCCCGGAACCGGCAGACGACGTCTGCCCGCGCGTAGGGGGCGACCAGCAGCACAGCGCTGCCGAACTGGCTCGACCCCGACACATCGACCTCGACCGTGCCTCCCACGAGCCCACCGCCGGCGATGCGCACCGGCAGGCCGCCGTCGGTGTCGTCTGCCTTGGCGCCGAGCGAGCGCAGCGCGTCGACCAGCGGGCGGATCGGGCGGCGCCGCAGCGGCGCGTGCCCGGTGACCTCGCCACCGTGCCGCCCGAGCGCACACACCGCGGTGACGAACCGGGCGGTCGTGCCTGACAGGCGGGCGTCAAGTGGCGCGTGCGGGCTCGCGATGTCACCGCCTGTGCCGGTGACCCGCCAGTGCTCCGCAGTGAGATCGACGACGGCACCGAGCGCCCGGAGGCAGTCACGCATGGCCGTGCTGTCGTCGCTGTCGAGCGGCGCTCGCAGGGTGCTAACACCCGTCGCGAGGGCGGCCGTGACGAGAGCACGGTTGGTGACGCTCTTGCTCGCTGGCGCGCGCACCCGTCCGCCGACGGGGCCGGCCGGCACGACCTCGAGCGCAGCCGTGGAACCCCGCGCGGTCACAGCAGCCGCTCGCGGACCTCGTAGCTGCGTTCCTTGAGCGCCGCAGCAGCCGTCGCGGCGTGCCCGGCGCCCGAGATGATCAGCCGCAGGGCGCCGCGGCCGCCCTCGGCGGCGTGGTCGATGCTGAAGTCTTCGATGTTGACGCCGGTCGCGCCGACACAGGTCGTGACCTCGGCCAGCACGCCGGGGCGGTCCGGGATCGGCAGCACCAGCTCGACCAGGGCGCCACCCGCGACCGTCTTCCGGGGGAGGCTCCGCCGTGCACGTTGCGCGTCGGCCAGCACCCGGTGCAGCTGGTCATCGTCCGCCGCGGCCACCGTGGCGCGCAGCTTCGAGATGCGGGTCGCGTAGTCATCGAGCACCCCGACGATCGCGTCGCGGTTCTCGGCGCAGATGTCCAGCCACAGCTTGGGGTTGCTGGCCGCGACACGCGTGGCGTCGCGGAAGCCGCCGGCGGCCAGCAGCAGCAGTCCGGCGTGCTGCTGCTGCGCCTGCTCGGTGGCCAGGTTCATCAGCGTCGTCGCGGCGAGCTGCGGCAGGTGGCTGATCACGGCGACCAGGCGGTCGTGGTGGACCGGATCGATCGCCATGGGACGCGCGCCGACGCCCGCGACCAGGCGGTGCAACGTCCGGTAGGCCTCCGGATCGGTGTGCGTCGTCGGCGTCAGCAGGTAGGTGGCGCCGACGAACAACTCCGCGGTCGCGTGCTCAGGGCCGGCCTCGTGGGAACCGGCCATCGGATGCCCGCCGACCAACCAGACGTCATCGGGCAGCACGTGCTGGAGCGTGGACACCACGGCCGTCTTGACGCTCGCCACGTCCGTGACGATCGCTCCGGTGCGCAGGAAGCCAGCGACCGTCCTTGCGACATCAGCCACGGCCGAGACCGGCACCGCCAGCACCACGACGTCTGCGCCGGCCACGGCCTCGCCGGCCGACAACGCGGCCTCGGTCAACCCGCCGCGCTGCAGCGCGGTGGACAGCCGGTCGGTGTCGTGGTCGTAGCCCACGACGTCGTCGACCTCGTGCACCTGCTGCAGGGCGAGGCCGAGCGACGTGCCGATCAGGCCCGTCCCGATGATCGCTACACGCACTGCAACCGCTACTCCTGGGGTGTCGTGCCTGGACTGCACTGTATGCGGTGTGCGCCCACCGCGGCGGCCGGCGCCGGCTCATCGTCGCCCTCCGGCTCGCTGACGCTCGCCCGCGCCCTGCTGATCCCCGCCCTCCGGCTCGCTGACGCTCGCCCGCGCCCGTCACTCGGGCAGATCGCTGCGCAGCTGGCGCGCACCATGCAGGTACGCGTGCCGAAGGTCGGCGCGTGCACGGTCGGTCTGCACGTGCGCCAGGACCCGGATGCACAGCGGGATGTTGCTGGGGCCGTCGATCGGCAGCTCCCGCGCGCACAACATCGGCACGTCGGAGATGCCGGCCTCACGCACGGCGGCGGCGGGGAACTCGCTGTGCACGTCCTCGGTCGCGGTGAAGATCAGGCTGATCAGGTCGGCCGACACCAGTCCGTTGCGCTCGAGCATGGCGCCGAGCAGCTCGGCGGTGCGCTCCAGCACCTGGTCGCGGGTGTCGGCGTCGAGCGTCGTCGCACCGCGCAGCGCGGCGATCCGGGGCCGATCGTGGGGCGCGGTCACGTCGTCGGTGGTGGACCTCATGATGTCGGTGCTCACTGCTCTTCGTCCTCGTGGTCGTCCACCACCGCCGGGTCGACGCCTTCGCTCTCTCCCAGCCGCACCGCCGCGTAGAGGTCCTGCACCTCGCGGTCGGTCAGTGGCCGAACACGTCCCTGGCCCATGTCGCCGAGCCTGACCGGACCGACCTGGACCCGCGCGAGGCGAACCAGTGTGAGCCCGACGACGCCGAGCATGCGCCGCACCAGCCGGTTCCGGCCCTCGGTGACCACCAGTTCGAGCAACGTCTCGTCTCTGGCCGATGCCAGGGTACGCACCGACGCGGCGGCCGCCACCCCGTCGGACAGCACCACCCCGTCCGTCAACGCGCGCAGCGCCTGGCGCCGGACGGCTCCGCGCAGCTGCGCCACGTACGTCCTGGGGATCTCATAGCTCGGATGCGTCAGGCGCTGGGCCAGCGGTCCGTCGTTGGTCAGCAGCAGCAGCCCCTCAGTGTCGGCGTCGAGCCGGCCCACGGGGAACACCCGCGGCGGCGGCGCGACGTAGTCGGCGACAGTCGGACGGCCCTCCGGATCGTTCATCGTCGTGATGACGCCGCGGGGCTTGTTGAGCATGTAGTGCACGAGCTGGGGATCCGTCCGGACCTGCACGCCGTCGACCGCGAGGACATCGGCCCGTGGGTCCGCGCGATCGCCGAGCCGGGCGGTCCGGCCGTTGACCGTGACCTTTCCGGCGGCGATCAGTTCCTCGCACTGCCGGCGGCTGCCGAGTCCCGCCGCCGCCAGCACCTTCTGCACCCGCTCCGGCCCGCTCATGACGTGTGCCTACCGCTGCCGCTGACACGCCGCAGGTGGCGCACACGACGCCGAGCACTCACGACGTGTGGTCGTCAGAGGTGGGCGTCGCCACACGGCCGACATCGCGGCGGGCCTGCCGGTAGCCGTCGAGCGGCGGCTCGTCCGGCGGGGGTCCCGGAGGCGCGAACACGCCGAGGGCGGGAAGCTCAGCGACCGAGCCCAGGCCGATCTGCTCCAGGAACGTCGTCGTGGTCGCGTAGAGCACAGGCTGCCCGGGTGTGTCCTCCCGTCCGATCGCCTCGATCAGATCGCGGCTGAGCAGCGTGCGCACGGCTCCGTCGGCGTCGACGCCGCGGATCTGCGAGATGGTCGCCCGCGTCACCGGCTGCTTGTAGGCAACGATGGCCAGCGTCTCCAGCGCTGCCCGTGACAGGCTGCCCGTCCGTCCCCGCGTGACCCACCGCTCGACGTACTCTGCGGCCTGCGGCGCCGTGTACAGGCGCCACCCGCCGCCGACCTCACGCAGGACGAAGCCATGGCCGTCGTCGAGGTACTCGCGCCGCAGCTGTCGCAGGCCGTCGACGACCTTCTGCTCACCGATCTCGAGGACCTGCGCCAGCGTGTTCGCAGGTACGGGCTCCTCGACGACCAGCAGGATCGCCTCCAGTCCGAGCCGCAGCTCGGGATCGAGCTCGGTGTCCGGGTCCGTCATCGACCGGCCCGCACCGCCATGGGCCGGAGCGCGACCGTCGTGTCGCCGGTCGTCACGGCCACCAGGTCGTGGGCCGTGCGCGCGATGACCATGTCGCCGCAGTGGGTGGATTGCTCGACCTCGACGTGCTCGTTCTTGTACAGCTCGAGGACGGCGACGAACGCGACCGCCACCTCGACGCGGGTCCGGTAGGCGCGCGTCAGCGCACGGAACGTCGCGCGGCCGCCGGCGCTGTCCAGGCGATCGACGAGGTGCCGCGAGGCCTGCTCGACGGTGATCGGGATCAGTGGCAGGTGCGAGGTGTCGACGGCGCGGTCACGCTCGGCCATGCGGGCGAGCAGGTCCCCGTGGAGCATCGCGAGGTCGTCCGGCGTCGTCGTCAGCTCGACCGGTGGGACGCGTCCGACGAAGGCCTGTTCCAGCGGCACCGCCCGCGGTACGTAGCCCTGCTGGTCGGCCATGCGTCCACCCAGGAACGACGCGGCCTCGGTGTACACCTGGTAGTCCAGCAGGCGGGCGTACAGCAGGTCGCGGGCGTGCATGGCGAGCTCGTCGATCTCGGGCTCGTCGTCGGTCGGCAGTAGCCGGGCGGCCTTCAGCTCGACCAGGGTCGCCGCGATGACCAGGAACTCGGTGGTGGCCTCGAGGTCCAGGGTGTCCATCCTCCGCACGACGGCGAGGTAGTCGTCGGTGATGTCAGCCAGCGCCACGTCGTATACGTCGACCCGGCGCTGTGCGATCAGCTTGAGCAGGAGATCGAAGGGTCCTTCGAAATCACCGACCGTCACGGTGTACGCCATGTCGCGACAGTGTAGGGCAGTCGGTCCACCCGGCAGAGCAGGCACGGCGGGCGGCGTCACTGTCGCATCGTGGTCACCCGAGCAGCACCCGCGAGAGCACGACCTCACGGGGCCCGGCGTCGCCGAGGGCGATCGCCGCCTGCACGCTGTCGACCGCGCGCTGCGCGGCCTCCGCGGAGCGCGCGTGGACCTGTGCGACCCGCTGCCCGGCATCGATCCTGTCCCCGACCTCGACCTCGAGCACGATTCCGACCGCGGGGTCGACGTCGTCGCCCTTGCGGGCTCGACCGGCCCCGAGGCGCGCGACCGCCTCGCCGATCCGGCGTGCGGAGATCCGCTGCATGGTGCCGCCTGCCGTCGCCACGACCTCGCGCTGCACCGACGCCGACGGCAGGATCGACGCGGGATCGTTGCACACCTCCGGGTCGCCGCCCTGGCCGGCGATCATCTGCTCGAGGCGCTCGAGCGCTTCGCCCTTCTCCCACCGGCGGATCAGGTCCTGGCGCACCGCATCGGCCGCACCGCTGCCGCCCTCCTGCGGCCGGGCCTCGCTCAGCGCGAGGGTCGCCAGCTCCACCGCCACCTCGGCGAGACGCCCCGTGGGCGCACCCTGCAGCAGGCTGATCGCCTCCGAGACCTCCAGCGCGTTGCCGATCTGACGACCGAGTGGCTGGTCCATGTCCGTCACGAGCGCAGCGCACCGGCGACCGGCGCTCTGGGCGAGCTCGACGCAGAGTGTCGCGAGCTCCTCGGCCGCCTGCGTGTCCGCCATGAACGCCCCGTCCCCCGCTTTGACGTCGAGGACGATCGTCGATGCACCGGCGGCGAGCTTCTTCGACATGACCGACGAGGCGATCAGCGCGGTCGACTCGACCGTCGCGGTCAGGTCCCGCAGTGCGTACAGCACGCGGTCAGCGGGCACCAGCCGGTCGGTCTGGGCGGCGACCACGCACCCCACACGCTCGACGATCTCGAGCATGCGGCGCGGGTCGAGGTCGACGTCGAAGCCGGGGATCGCCTCGAGCTTGTCGAGCGTACCGCCCGTGTGCCCCAGCCCCCTCCCCGACAACTTGACCATCTGGCCGCCGGCCGCGGCGACCAGTGGCGCGACCAGCAGGGTTGTGCCGTCGCCGACCCCGCCGGTCGAGTGCTTGTCGATCGTCGGCCCCGACAGCGACGACAGGTCGAGGGTCTCGCCGCTCTCCCACAGGATCGTCGTGAGCGCCCTGGCCTCGTTGGTCGTGAACCCGCGGATGACCCCCGCCATCAGCAGCGCCGCGATCTGCGCCTCGCCAACGTCACCGGCCAGCATGCCCTCGATGAGCGTCCGCAGCTGAGGCTCGCTCAGCTCGTGACCGTCGCGCTTGCGGGCGATCAGCTCACTGGGCAGCAGTCCGGAGTCGTGGGTCACGTCGCTCGCCTCCGCGGGTCACTCAGCCGGTCGAGCGGCACCACAGGGTGTGCGGTGCGCTCCTTCATCATCCCGCTATGACGCGGATGCACACTCCACACAGAGCACGCTCATCGGCCGCGCCTCCAGGCGCGACGTCGAGATCTCCCGGCCACACCGTTCGCAGATGCCGTACTCCCCGTCGTCCATGCGCTCGAGCGCCCGCTCGACGTCGGCGAGCCGGTCGGTGGCCTGCTCGATCAGGGTCAGCTTCTCGGACCGCTCGGCCGTCGCGCTGGCGGAGTCCGCGAAGTTGTCGTCGACGTCGCCGAGCTCGCGTACGTTACCGCTCTCGGGATCGGCGCCGAGGCGCTTCAGCTCGACGATCAGGTCCTGCCTGCTGCCATCGAGCTCGGTGCGCAGCCTCTCCTGCGTGTGCGCGTCCATGTCATGGCTCCACTCGTCTGCGGGCGACCGTCAGTGGTCGCCATGTGCTCATGCGATGCCGTCCGCCGTCGCTCGGGGGTGCGCGCGTTCGTAGACGCTGCGCAGCCGGGTCGTCGACACCTGGGTGTAGATCTGGGTCGTGTTCACGCTTGCGTGTCCGAGCAACTCCTGCACGACCCGCACGTCCGCACCGCCGTCGAGGAGGTGCGTGGCGAACGAATGCCTCAGTGTATGTGGCGACACGACCTCGCCGAGGCCGACCGCCTCCGCGTGTGCCTTGACGATCTTCCAGGCACCCTGCCTGGTCAACCGTCCGCCGCGCTGGTTGCACAGCAGCCAGGGACCACTCGCGTGCAGGGCCGGCCGTCCCCGCGTCACCAGCGCGTCGACCGCCCGCGCCGCCGGACGGCCGAAGGGCACGATGCGCTCCTTGCGGCCCTTGCCGAGGCACCTGACGGTGCGCAGCGTCAGGTCGACGTCGTCGACGTCGAGCGCCACGAGCTCGGAGATCCGCAGCCCCGCCGAGTACAGCAGCTCGAGCAACGCGCGGTCGCGCAGGACCGCGGGACCGTCACCCGAGGGCGCACCCAGCAGCGCCTCGATCTGCGGCATGGTCAGCGCCCGCGGCAGGTTGCGGGGCAGCCGTGGGGCGCTGAGGTAGCTCGCGGGGTCGGTCGCGGTGAGCCCCTCCGCCACCAGGAAGCGGTGGAAGCCGCGCACCGCCGCCACGGTCCGGGCGATGGACCGCGGCGCGTAGGTGGAGCCGCGCGCGTTCGGCGTCGTACGCAGCCAGGGGACCAGCCCGCGCAGCGTCGCAACGTCCACCTTCGCGACGTCGGTCACGCCGACCTGGGCGAGGAACGTCCGGTACAGGCGGAGATCGCGGCGGTACGCAGCCAGGCTGTGGTCGGACAGGCCGCGTTCGACGATGAGGTAGTCGAGGAACCGCGCCCCGTGCTGCGGCAGCTCATTGTCGACGTGGCTGCGCGGTGCCATCACGGCCGGACCCGTGGAGGCGTGGGGGCGTTCTCCTCGCACGTGACACCCGCCGGCACACCGCTCCGCATGTCTGCAGCCCTTCCGTCCGCTGCCCACCGCGTCGGTCCCGGCACGACGCCCGCCCGGCGCGCTGGTGACCCGTCACGACAGGTCAGCGGCCCGACGTGGCCGTCGGCGCGGTCCGTCGTCGGACCGCGGTGGCCCGCACCGCCGCAGTCTAGAGGTCGTCCCGGGCGTCACACCCGACGAGCAGCAGCCCGATCACGGTCTTGGCGTCGGTGACGGCCCCTGTGCGCACCAGCGCGACCGCCTCGGCCAGCGGGACGCGCAACACCTCCATGTCCGCCTCCTCGGCCTCGGCGACGAAGTCGTCGTCGGGCGTCGCGGGGCGCAGGTCGCGACCGACGAACAGCGTCGTTGCCTCGTCGGTCCATCCGGCCGAGTTCAAGAAGCGCGTCAGGCGCTCGAGCGTCCCGGCGGTCATGCCGACCTCCTCGGCGAGCTCCCGCTGCGCCGCGTCGGCCTCCGCCTCACCCTCCACGTCGAGCAGGCCGGCGGGGATCTCCAGCTCGTACCGGCCGACCGGATGCCTGTATTGCCGCACCATGACGACCTCGCCGTCGTCGGTCAGCGGGACGACCGCGACCGCGTCGGGCCGTTGCGCGACTTCGCGCGACGCCAAGCGCCCACCGGGCATGGCGACCCGATCGACCCGCAGCGTCGACATCACGCCCTCGTGGGTCACGGTGGAGTCGACCACGTCGAACCGTGTGTCCGGCGCACGCGTATCACGGTCGTCGCTCACGACGCCATCTCCTGGAACGTCGCGGGGTCGGGCAGGCGGCCGGCCTGGGCGAGCATGCGCTCGCGCGCCGCGGCCACGAAGCCGTCGAACAGCGGCTGCGGACGGTCGGGACGGGACAGGAACTCGGGGTGGAACTGGCAGCCGACGAACCACGGGTGGTCGTCCAGTTCGATCATCTCGACGAGCCGGCCGTCCGGGCTCAGCCCCGAGAAGCGCATGCCGGCCGCCTCGAGCCGAGTGCGGTAGCGGTTGTTGACCTCCCACCGGTGCCGGTGGCGCTCGTAGACCACCGGCTCGTTGTAGACGGCGGCTGCCCGCGTCCCGGGCATGACCCTGCACGGGTATGTGCCGAGCCGCATCGTACCGCCCTTCTCGACGACGCTGTGCTGGTCGGCCATCAGGTGGACGACGGGATCGGGCGTCTCGGGCTCGAACTCGCTGGAGTTGGCCTCGGGCAGGCCCACCACGTGGCGTGCGAACTCGACGACAGCGACCTGCAGGCCGAGGCAGATGCCCAGATAGGGGATGTGGCGCTGGCGGGTGAGCCGCGCAGCGGCGATCTTGCCCTCAATGCCGCGGACGCCGAACCCGCCGGGCACGAGCACACCATGCGCGCTCGCCAGCATGCGCTCGGCCGTCACGTGGTCGATGAGTTCGTCCGACGGAACCCAGCAGAGGTCGATGTCGACACCGTGGTGCACACCCGCGTGCCCGAGCGCCTCGACCACCGAGAGGTAGGCATCGGGCAGCGACGTGTACTTGCCGACCAGCGCGATGCGCACGGTGTCGTCGGGATGCATCGCCCGGGCGACCATCGCGGCCCACTCGTCCATGCGGGGCTCGACGGTAGGGTCCAGGCCGACGCGGCCGACGATGAAGTCGTCGAGGCCCTCCTCGCGCAACCGCAGCGGCACGGCGTAGATCGACTCGGCGTCGTGCGCGCTCACGACCCCCTCGAGGTCCACGTCGGACAGCATGGCGATCTTGCGCTTGAGCTCGGCCGACAGCGGCCGGTCGCTGCGGCACACGACCGCGTCGGGCTGGATGCCGATGCTGCGGAGCTCACGCACCGAGTGCTGCGCCGGCTTGGTCTTGAGCTCACCCGTCGGGCCGATGAACGGCACGAGCGCAACGTGGACGTAGCAGATGTTCTCCCGGCCGACGTCGTGGCGCAGCTGCCGGATGGCCTCGAGGAACGGCAGGCCCTCGATGTCACCCACCGTGCCACCGACCTCGGTGATCACGACGTCGGCATCGTCGGCGAGCGCGAGGATGCGGGCCTTGATCTCATCGGTGATGTGAGGGATCACCTGCACCGTCCGCCCCAGGTAGTCGCCCCGGCGCTCCTTGGCGATGACGCTCGAGTAGATCTGCCCGGTCGACACGCTCGACTCGCGGCGCAGGTTCTCGTCGACGAAGCGCTCGTAGTGACCCAGGTCGAGGTCGGTCTCGCCGCCGTCCTCGGTCACAAAGACCTCACCGTGCTCGAACGGGTTCATGGTGCCGGGGTCGACGTTGACGTACGGGTCGAGCTTCTGCAGGGTGACCCGCAGCCCGCGCGCCT
This window of the Euzebyales bacterium genome carries:
- a CDS encoding CTP synthase, with product MAKHILITGGVSSSLGKGITAASLGRLLKARGLRVTLQKLDPYVNVDPGTMNPFEHGEVFVTEDGGETDLDLGHYERFVDENLRRESSVSTGQIYSSVIAKERRGDYLGRTVQVIPHITDEIKARILALADDADVVITEVGGTVGDIEGLPFLEAIRQLRHDVGRENICYVHVALVPFIGPTGELKTKPAQHSVRELRSIGIQPDAVVCRSDRPLSAELKRKIAMLSDVDLEGVVSAHDAESIYAVPLRLREEGLDDFIVGRVGLDPTVEPRMDEWAAMVARAMHPDDTVRIALVGKYTSLPDAYLSVVEALGHAGVHHGVDIDLCWVPSDELIDHVTAERMLASAHGVLVPGGFGVRGIEGKIAAARLTRQRHIPYLGICLGLQVAVVEFARHVVGLPEANSSEFEPETPDPVVHLMADQHSVVEKGGTMRLGTYPCRVMPGTRAAAVYNEPVVYERHRHRWEVNNRYRTRLEAAGMRFSGLSPDGRLVEMIELDDHPWFVGCQFHPEFLSRPDRPQPLFDGFVAAARERMLAQAGRLPDPATFQEMAS